A single window of Gemmatimonadaceae bacterium DNA harbors:
- a CDS encoding ribbon-helix-helix protein, CopG family, whose protein sequence is MSKRLNVNLPDNVYRELETIAAKQGRSLTDVIRTAFSLTQIAHHESEKGNVIAVATPGGKVMKQIVLPK, encoded by the coding sequence ATGTCCAAACGCCTCAATGTGAACCTTCCGGACAACGTGTACCGGGAATTGGAGACGATTGCCGCGAAACAGGGCCGCAGTTTGACGGATGTAATTCGGACTGCGTTCAGCCTAACGCAAATCGCTCATCATGAATCGGAAAAGGGAAACGTCATCGCCGTGGCAACGCCTGGCGGTAAGGTCATGAAGCAAATCGTTCTTCCGAAGTAG